One Elusimicrobiota bacterium genomic region harbors:
- a CDS encoding KamA family radical SAM protein, translating into MSDGSFLKSDWCWQLKNRITNVAELSKMVNLTESETMALAVNSRLKMSITPHFLSLIDKNDPNCPLRKQAIPTHQELNISENDLADPCGEEKDTVVHGLVHRYPDRVLLLATDLCSMYCRHCTRRRIVGQKEISLSQEHLEAIYEYIRKNKKIRDVLISGGDPLILSDEKIESILKSLRSIEHVEIIRIGTRIPVTLPQRITSGLTAILKKYHPLYVSIHFNHPKEISPETKVACSMLADAGIPLGSQTVLLKGINDTPKIMVRLMHELMKMRVKPYYIYQCDLAPGTSHFRTAIAAGIKIIESLRGHTTGYAVPTYVIDAPGGGGKVPVSPEYIISKSKSNIIIRNWKKEIYVYPENGQTRVNREAILIEKGVR; encoded by the coding sequence GTGAGTGATGGAAGCTTTCTGAAAAGTGACTGGTGTTGGCAATTAAAAAATCGTATAACAAATGTTGCGGAACTTTCTAAGATGGTTAATCTTACAGAAAGCGAAACAATGGCGCTCGCTGTAAATTCACGGCTTAAAATGTCAATAACACCTCATTTTCTTTCTTTAATTGATAAAAATGACCCAAACTGTCCTTTAAGAAAACAAGCGATTCCAACACATCAAGAATTAAATATTTCCGAAAATGATCTTGCCGACCCTTGCGGCGAGGAAAAAGATACGGTTGTTCACGGGCTGGTTCATCGCTATCCGGATAGAGTGCTTTTGCTGGCCACTGATTTATGTTCAATGTATTGCAGGCATTGTACAAGAAGACGAATAGTCGGGCAGAAAGAGATATCGCTTTCGCAGGAGCATTTGGAAGCTATTTACGAATATATTAGGAAAAATAAAAAAATACGGGATGTTCTTATTTCCGGCGGTGACCCTCTTATATTATCTGATGAAAAGATAGAATCAATTTTAAAAAGTTTACGTTCCATTGAACATGTTGAAATAATTCGGATTGGTACGAGAATACCGGTTACTCTGCCACAAAGGATTACATCAGGATTAACAGCAATACTTAAAAAGTATCATCCTCTTTATGTTTCAATACATTTTAATCATCCGAAAGAAATTTCTCCGGAAACAAAAGTAGCATGTAGTATGCTGGCAGATGCCGGGATTCCTTTAGGCAGTCAAACCGTTCTGTTAAAAGGTATAAATGATACGCCTAAAATTATGGTGCGGCTTATGCACGAGTTAATGAAAATGAGAGTTAAACCTTACTATATTTACCAATGTGATTTGGCGCCCGGCACTTCCCATTTCAGGACAGCCATAGCTGCCGGTATTAAAATAATTGAATCACTTCGCGGGCATACGACAGGTTATGCGGTGCCGACGTATGTGATAGATGCTCCCGGCGGTGGCGGAAAAGTACCTGTTTCACCTGAGTATATAATTTCAAAGAGTAAAAGTAATATTATTATAAGAAACTGGAAGAAAGAGATTTATGTTTATCCTGAGAACGGGCAAACCCGAGTTAATCGGGAAGCGATTTTAATAGAAAAGGGGGTGAGATAA
- a CDS encoding helix-turn-helix domain-containing protein, translated as MAETKDVMSIKELAEYLGLGKSKIYNLIRQNKIPASKIGRQYRFSKEVINNWLKEKIITIPKPPQMGLFEKEQNK; from the coding sequence ATGGCAGAGACAAAAGATGTGATGTCAATAAAGGAACTTGCGGAATATCTTGGGCTTGGTAAATCTAAAATTTATAATTTAATCAGGCAAAATAAAATTCCTGCTTCTAAAATTGGAAGGCAATACAGATTTTCGAAAGAAGTTATTAATAATTGGCTGAAAGAAAAAATAATTACGATACCGAAACCACCACAAATGGGACTTTTTGAAAAGGAGCAAAATAAGTGA
- a CDS encoding tetratricopeptide repeat protein: MKDRNYNEVKKIHIKLLEKYPNSLQVLKDVAFLYLVTNQYDDVIKTCDKILKVKSKDKEAKELLTYAYVNKGDYSSAIKESQELIDRHPKSILGYWLLGNTYLKQQRYDYAIRILNQAVQLDNKWAGLYYSLGYIYQEKQEYIKAIECYEKALKVFEYKEWHPISIYEIKKQLAAVGKLTNKRKVGAVIAE; this comes from the coding sequence ATGAAAGATAGAAATTATAATGAAGTAAAAAAAATACATATAAAACTTCTTGAAAAATACCCTAATTCATTACAAGTTCTTAAAGATGTTGCTTTTTTATATTTAGTAACAAATCAATATGATGATGTAATTAAAACCTGCGATAAAATATTAAAGGTTAAATCTAAAGATAAAGAAGCTAAAGAATTATTAACGTATGCTTACGTGAATAAAGGGGATTACAGCTCAGCCATTAAAGAATCTCAGGAATTGATAGACAGACATCCCAAAAGTATTTTGGGATATTGGTTGCTTGGAAATACTTACCTTAAGCAACAAAGATATGATTATGCCATAAGAATTCTGAACCAAGCAGTACAATTAGATAATAAATGGGCGGGACTTTATTATAGTTTGGGATACATCTATCAAGAAAAACAAGAATATATCAAAGCAATAGAATGCTATGAAAAAGCGTTAAAAGTCTTTGAATATAAAGAATGGCATCCTATCTCGATTTATGAAATAAAGAAGCAATTAGCTGCGGTTGGAAAATTAACAAATAAAAGGAAAGTCGGGGCAGTTATTGCGGAGTAA
- a CDS encoding sodium-translocating pyrophosphatase: MIPWTLFEMGSLWVVLGIAVLGLIYALYLRQQIMAYDKGTDKMQEVWNAIRTGADAYLSQQLKTIIPLIIVLTVALFLSVYIVPPSPEALERFAGNTPEQVKVIIGFGRAIAFIMGAMFSLMVGQFGMRMAVQGNVRVAAAARTSFDKALKIAYRSGTITGMLTDGLGLLGGTIIFMYFKKAAPDALLGFGFGGTLLALFMRVGGGIYTKAADVGADLVGKVEAGIPEDDPRNAAVIADLVGDNVGDCAGMAADIFESYEVTIVSGLILGLSLVAITGEIKWIIFPLLVRGIGVLSSIVGTYLVKGKEGQQKNNALAAINKGFYTSAALCLVAFAIIAHYYMHEWRAFFSVGAGIILAIVIDELTKHFTHTTHKPVQDIAKSSTTGSATLILTGLSVGFESTVWSILVIAATILSSVLIYWGQPVSYVLYGVAMTGIGMLTLTGNNVAMDSFGPIADNANGIGEMAGLDKNARAIMADLDAVGNTTKAITKGVAIGSAVIAAVSLFGAYLTDVSKVQGQMGVDILKQLLTIGIRVSEPKVFIGMLIGAAVPWLFSSILINAVSRAAMLIVNEVRRQFKIPGLMEGKVQPDYKQAVGICTTAAQKELIGLALMAVLTPIIVGLVLQVEALGGFLAGVIVSGQLLAVFMANAGGAWDNAKKLIEDGLYGGKGSENHKAAVVGDTVGDPLKDTAGPALNPMIKVINLVSVLAAPIIIQYNHVTPGLTVIVVLATLVVVGAIWYSKRES; this comes from the coding sequence ATGATTCCGTGGACGTTGTTTGAAATGGGTTCTTTGTGGGTGGTTTTGGGTATTGCCGTATTGGGGCTTATTTATGCACTCTATTTAAGACAACAGATTATGGCTTATGATAAAGGTACAGACAAGATGCAAGAAGTTTGGAATGCCATAAGGACAGGTGCAGATGCATATTTAAGTCAGCAGCTTAAAACCATAATTCCTCTGATAATTGTTTTAACTGTCGCTTTGTTTTTGAGCGTTTATATTGTTCCGCCGTCACCCGAGGCGCTTGAGAGGTTTGCCGGTAATACACCGGAACAAGTAAAAGTAATAATAGGGTTTGGAAGAGCAATTGCATTTATAATGGGCGCTATGTTCTCACTAATGGTTGGTCAGTTCGGTATGAGAATGGCTGTCCAGGGAAATGTTCGTGTAGCAGCTGCAGCCCGTACAAGTTTTGATAAAGCATTAAAAATCGCTTACAGGTCAGGTACGATTACCGGAATGCTTACCGATGGACTGGGTTTGTTAGGCGGAACTATTATATTTATGTATTTCAAAAAAGCGGCTCCTGATGCTCTTTTGGGTTTCGGATTCGGCGGTACATTACTTGCATTATTTATGCGAGTCGGCGGTGGTATATATACAAAAGCAGCGGATGTTGGTGCTGATTTAGTAGGTAAAGTTGAAGCCGGTATACCCGAAGACGACCCGCGTAATGCGGCAGTAATTGCCGATTTGGTAGGCGACAATGTTGGTGACTGCGCGGGTATGGCAGCTGATATTTTTGAAAGTTATGAAGTAACTATCGTATCGGGATTAATATTAGGATTATCTCTTGTAGCGATTACCGGAGAAATCAAGTGGATTATTTTCCCGTTGTTGGTTCGCGGTATCGGAGTCCTTTCTTCAATAGTCGGGACATATTTGGTAAAAGGTAAAGAGGGACAGCAAAAAAACAATGCGCTTGCCGCTATTAACAAAGGGTTTTATACATCAGCTGCTCTTTGTTTGGTTGCGTTTGCAATTATAGCTCATTACTACATGCATGAATGGCGTGCTTTCTTTTCAGTAGGTGCCGGTATTATATTAGCCATTGTCATAGACGAACTGACAAAACATTTTACTCACACAACTCATAAACCGGTTCAGGATATTGCAAAATCATCTACAACCGGTTCGGCTACACTTATACTTACAGGTTTATCGGTAGGGTTTGAATCAACTGTCTGGTCCATCCTGGTCATCGCGGCGACTATTTTATCATCAGTCCTGATTTACTGGGGGCAACCTGTTTCATATGTGCTTTATGGTGTGGCAATGACCGGTATCGGGATGTTGACTTTAACCGGTAATAATGTTGCAATGGATTCTTTTGGACCTATTGCAGATAATGCTAATGGCATCGGCGAAATGGCAGGATTGGATAAAAATGCAAGAGCAATAATGGCTGATTTGGATGCCGTCGGCAATACTACAAAAGCGATAACAAAAGGTGTTGCAATCGGTTCTGCAGTTATTGCAGCAGTATCATTGTTTGGCGCGTATCTTACAGATGTTTCAAAAGTACAAGGCCAAATGGGTGTGGATATTTTAAAACAGTTATTGACAATAGGTATCAGAGTTTCAGAGCCTAAAGTATTCATAGGTATGTTAATAGGAGCAGCTGTTCCGTGGTTATTTTCATCAATACTGATTAACGCTGTATCAAGAGCAGCGATGCTTATTGTCAACGAAGTCCGCCGGCAGTTCAAAATTCCGGGATTAATGGAAGGAAAAGTTCAGCCGGATTATAAACAGGCAGTAGGTATATGTACAACAGCAGCACAAAAAGAACTTATCGGGTTGGCTTTAATGGCGGTTTTAACACCAATTATAGTTGGGTTAGTTTTACAAGTTGAAGCTCTCGGTGGTTTTTTAGCCGGTGTTATTGTTTCAGGACAACTTTTAGCAGTATTTATGGCTAATGCAGGTGGTGCATGGGATAATGCCAAGAAACTAATTGAAGATGGTTTATATGGTGGCAAAGGTTCGGAAAACCATAAAGCTGCAGTTGTTGGAGATACCGTAGGTGACCCGTTAAAAGACACAGCCGGTCCGGCATTGAATCCTATGATTAAAGTTATAAACTTGGTTTCAGTGCTTGCCGCACCAATAATTATTCAATACAACCATGTTACACCCGGTTTAACTGTTATAGTAGTTTTAGCTACGCTAGTGGTAGTTGGCGCCATTTGGTATTCTAAACGTGAATCTTAA
- a CDS encoding NifU family protein: MREKVEKALAKIRPFLQNDGGDVQLVDVTKDGVVKVKLLLACAGCPMASMTLKNGIEKALKKEVPEVKSVEAV, encoded by the coding sequence ATGAGAGAAAAAGTAGAGAAAGCGTTGGCAAAAATCAGGCCGTTCCTGCAGAATGATGGCGGAGATGTTCAACTGGTTGATGTTACAAAAGACGGTGTTGTAAAGGTAAAGCTTCTTCTTGCCTGTGCCGGGTGTCCTATGGCTTCAATGACATTGAAAAATGGTATTGAAAAAGCACTAAAGAAAGAAGTTCCTGAAGTAAAATCAGTTGAAGCAGTATAA
- a CDS encoding tetratricopeptide repeat protein encodes MYRKLTYFAVAILLSVFYFRIVSTIKVKSETYDEIKCLRAGEYLTSGSGWVVEASVFHSPLSYYIHGFLLKGKSFKNLDDKIFNARLIMAVFPVIFGFFIFKYSKEKFGELSGLVALFLFTWCPNIIAFSCLIVPDMLVAFFIFLGFYTYQNSLEKIKSVKKSILAGLIFGLALLSKYTGVFLVPIYLLLGLRKLFLKEVSLKNYFKQFIIVIVVGLFILNAGYKFTGSFKPLKDFSFESKFFSDLSGLKVLSKIPLPIPEPFIYGFDIQKHTTEVGHPTFLLGKRSIKGWWYYFIIAFLIKVPIPFLLLIFFAVLRSAVIARNEMAPARQRFSGGKQSNLLIPIVCLTLPFVLFTNSNPGLRYLLPVFPFLFVYISDLVNIRKKVFTVIIWFLLVWFAIESVLIHPHYLAYFNQFIGGPKNGYKYLADSNIDWGQDRFLVIKNLKINPDIKLNPTDPVVGRFLINVNNLQDVFCIEEPHKWLKQFKPVGNIGYSWLLYDIKLSDYKKLLDKNPQDYYLNYLMGFVSNGERYLKKCLEINPEYTPAKLKLGLIYWERGDSVSAISEFGRVIKGDSNNYYAYKYLSEINQQISHIKLAQEYDRKYKIAKILNSYAVPISIDENYYKKAIEKNPQDAKSWNNLGFIYWMKSDFSRAIINFKKASELNPNFVDYIGNLAVAYKDKGMQKEYLDLKNQYFSKYNLISSARVSQIQYGESKMILEDIFVLSPDN; translated from the coding sequence ATGTATAGAAAACTTACATATTTCGCAGTCGCAATTCTTCTTTCAGTTTTTTATTTCAGGATTGTTTCAACTATAAAAGTTAAAAGTGAGACATATGATGAAATAAAATGTCTCAGAGCCGGCGAGTATTTAACTTCCGGTTCCGGCTGGGTAGTTGAAGCCTCTGTTTTCCATTCCCCGCTTTCCTATTATATACACGGTTTTTTATTAAAAGGTAAAAGTTTTAAGAATCTGGATGACAAGATTTTTAATGCGCGGCTGATTATGGCGGTTTTCCCTGTTATTTTTGGTTTTTTTATATTTAAATATTCAAAGGAAAAATTCGGGGAACTGTCAGGACTTGTAGCACTTTTTCTTTTTACCTGGTGTCCTAATATAATTGCTTTTTCCTGCCTGATAGTTCCGGATATGTTAGTTGCATTTTTCATATTTTTAGGATTTTATACATATCAAAACTCGCTTGAAAAAATTAAAAGTGTTAAAAAATCAATTTTGGCAGGTCTGATTTTCGGTTTAGCGCTTTTATCAAAATATACCGGTGTGTTTTTGGTTCCTATTTATCTACTGCTTGGTTTGAGAAAATTATTTTTAAAAGAAGTTAGTTTAAAGAATTATTTTAAACAATTCATCATTGTTATTGTTGTTGGTTTATTTATTCTGAATGCCGGTTATAAGTTTACGGGTAGTTTCAAACCGTTGAAAGATTTTTCGTTTGAAAGCAAATTTTTTTCAGATTTATCAGGATTAAAAGTTTTATCAAAAATCCCGCTTCCGATCCCGGAACCGTTTATCTATGGTTTTGATATCCAGAAACATACTACCGAGGTAGGACATCCCACATTTTTACTTGGCAAGCGAAGCATTAAAGGCTGGTGGTATTATTTCATAATCGCATTTTTAATTAAAGTGCCGATACCTTTTTTATTATTAATATTTTTTGCTGTGCTTCGATCTGCAGTCATTGCGAGGAATGAAATGGCGCCTGCCCGCCAACGGTTCAGTGGTGGGAAGCAATCTAATTTGTTGATACCTATAGTTTGTTTAACTTTACCGTTTGTTTTATTTACTAATAGCAATCCTGGTTTACGATATCTTTTGCCGGTTTTTCCGTTTTTATTTGTTTATATTAGCGATTTGGTTAATATACGTAAGAAGGTTTTTACCGTAATAATTTGGTTTCTGTTAGTATGGTTTGCTATAGAAAGTGTTTTAATACACCCGCATTATCTTGCGTATTTTAACCAGTTCATAGGGGGACCCAAAAATGGCTATAAATATCTTGCAGATTCAAATATTGACTGGGGGCAAGACAGGTTTTTAGTAATAAAAAATCTTAAAATAAATCCGGATATCAAATTAAATCCTACAGACCCGGTTGTCGGCAGATTTTTGATAAATGTTAATAATTTACAGGACGTATTTTGTATTGAAGAACCGCATAAATGGTTAAAACAATTTAAACCTGTCGGTAATATTGGATACTCCTGGTTATTGTATGATATAAAATTAAGTGATTATAAAAAGTTGCTTGACAAAAATCCGCAAGATTATTATTTAAATTATCTTATGGGGTTTGTTTCAAATGGCGAAAGATATCTAAAAAAATGTCTTGAAATAAACCCTGAATACACTCCTGCGAAGTTGAAGTTAGGTCTTATTTATTGGGAGAGAGGAGATAGTGTTTCTGCAATTTCAGAATTTGGTAGAGTTATAAAGGGGGATTCCAACAATTATTATGCATATAAGTATTTAAGTGAGATAAATCAACAAATCAGCCACATAAAGTTAGCACAGGAATATGATAGAAAATACAAAATAGCAAAAATATTGAATTCATATGCTGTTCCTATTTCTATTGATGAAAATTATTATAAAAAAGCGATTGAAAAAAATCCACAAGATGCAAAATCCTGGAATAATTTAGGGTTTATCTACTGGATGAAAAGTGATTTTAGCAGGGCAATTATTAATTTTAAAAAGGCATCGGAATTAAATCCCAATTTTGTTGATTATATCGGGAATCTTGCTGTCGCATACAAGGACAAAGGAATGCAAAAGGAGTATCTTGATTTAAAGAACCAGTATTTTTCTAAATATAACCTTATTTCTTCTGCCAGAGTCTCGCAAATCCAATACGGTGAAAGTAAAATGATTCTTGAAGATATTTTTGTTCTAAGTCCTGACAATTGA